Proteins encoded within one genomic window of Rubritalea squalenifaciens DSM 18772:
- a CDS encoding sugar phosphate isomerase/epimerase family protein: protein MLSFSTCWNNSRHTCGEEMIDEIVEMGFTNIELSHGMMITKLPGLQSAFKAGKFNCCGVHNYFPSPVEVMIDAPDAYEYTSHRPYDRKRAMELTLKTLDVAAQFEADYMVLHMGSVPMNPARWTKKLTAMVEEEQDETKKYERLKAKFIKRRAKKGKLYYSRAIEALEQIAEKAAELGVRLAVESRSRYEDMPTETEMIALQEHFKDNPWVGYWHDFGHVQLKHNIHLLDHKEWLATMEPYLIGCHVHDVYPPKRDHRVPLTGELDFKSLLQHVDPSLPHTWELSPSRDKEEIKQALEVWKAAFPETL, encoded by the coding sequence GTGTTATCTTTCTCTACATGCTGGAACAACTCCCGCCACACCTGTGGCGAGGAAATGATCGATGAAATTGTCGAAATGGGCTTCACCAACATCGAGCTCTCGCACGGCATGATGATCACCAAGCTACCCGGCCTGCAGAGCGCCTTCAAGGCAGGCAAGTTTAACTGCTGTGGCGTGCACAACTACTTCCCTTCCCCCGTGGAGGTCATGATCGATGCGCCTGACGCCTACGAGTATACCTCCCACCGCCCCTACGATCGCAAACGGGCGATGGAACTCACACTCAAGACTCTCGATGTAGCCGCCCAGTTCGAGGCCGACTACATGGTGCTCCACATGGGATCCGTCCCCATGAATCCTGCCCGCTGGACCAAGAAGCTCACCGCCATGGTCGAGGAGGAGCAAGACGAGACAAAGAAGTACGAAAGACTCAAAGCCAAGTTCATCAAGAGACGTGCCAAGAAAGGTAAACTCTACTACAGCCGAGCCATCGAGGCACTCGAGCAAATCGCCGAGAAAGCTGCTGAACTGGGTGTTAGACTCGCTGTCGAGTCTCGCTCCCGCTACGAGGACATGCCCACAGAGACTGAGATGATCGCTCTCCAAGAGCACTTCAAGGACAATCCTTGGGTTGGCTATTGGCATGATTTCGGACACGTCCAACTGAAGCACAACATCCATCTGCTAGACCACAAGGAATGGCTGGCAACTATGGAGCCCTACCTGATCGGCTGCCACGTGCACGACGTCTACCCACCGAAACGCGATCACCGCGTCCCACTCACCGGAGAACTGGATTTTAAATCTCTCCTCCAGCACGTAGACCCCTCACTCCCGCACACCTGGGAACTCAGCCCATCCCGCGACAAGGAAGAAATCAAGCAGGCCCTTGAAGTCTGGAAAGCTGCTTTTCCTGAGACTTTGTAA
- the rsmI gene encoding 16S rRNA (cytidine(1402)-2'-O)-methyltransferase has protein sequence MVTFVPTPIGNRDDITRRAIDTLLEADLITCEDTRHSRPLLEHYGVAKPVVALHDHNEAKKVPELIEKAKEGAKIAVITDAGMPAVSDPGYRLLTACIEHEVEYTVLPGPSAVLTALVGSGFPVHAFYFGGFLPVKKGKRGKALLAACEAEHTSLFFESPHRILSTLEILAKEKPDQRVCVARELTKKFETYHRGSAQELFEHFSHHKAKGEIVFLIAPSS, from the coding sequence ATGGTCACTTTCGTACCCACACCCATCGGCAACCGTGACGACATCACCCGCCGAGCTATCGATACCCTGCTAGAGGCAGACCTGATCACTTGTGAGGACACCCGTCATTCACGTCCGCTGCTAGAGCATTACGGTGTCGCTAAACCTGTCGTGGCCCTGCACGATCACAATGAGGCTAAGAAAGTACCTGAGCTAATAGAGAAAGCCAAAGAAGGGGCCAAGATCGCGGTGATCACAGATGCTGGCATGCCTGCCGTATCTGACCCAGGCTACCGCCTGCTCACTGCCTGCATCGAACACGAAGTCGAATACACCGTCCTTCCGGGTCCGTCAGCCGTCCTTACGGCACTTGTCGGCTCAGGTTTTCCTGTACACGCCTTCTACTTTGGAGGATTCCTCCCGGTGAAGAAGGGCAAACGCGGCAAGGCTCTCTTAGCGGCCTGCGAAGCGGAGCATACCTCTCTCTTTTTCGAGTCTCCTCACCGTATCCTCTCCACTCTGGAGATTCTGGCCAAAGAAAAACCAGACCAGCGTGTCTGTGTGGCCAGAGAGCTCACCAAGAAATTCGAGACGTATCACCGCGGCAGCGCCCAGGAGCTTTTCGAGCACTTCAGCCACCACAAAGCCAAGGGGGAGATCGTCTTTCTCATCGCTCCGTCCAGCTAA
- the lptE gene encoding LPS assembly lipoprotein LptE, with protein MILRILASLAILLTFSSCAGYRLGNSKPAHLQEVRTISVPLFKNDTQEQRLAVLATNSCIDAITRDGSYRIGSNGSSDATLYATISKLDYDEFRSQRLDTLKPEELEMTIYIDWQLKSPEGKVLASGRDHGETKFFVDANLQLSRENSLPDAVKNATEKMASRLANGF; from the coding sequence ATGATCCTGAGAATTCTTGCCTCTCTGGCCATTCTACTGACCTTCAGCTCATGTGCCGGCTATCGCCTAGGTAACAGCAAACCGGCTCACCTGCAGGAAGTACGTACCATTAGCGTACCCCTGTTTAAGAATGATACTCAGGAACAACGCCTCGCGGTGCTCGCTACCAACTCATGCATCGACGCCATCACCAGGGATGGTTCCTATCGTATCGGCTCCAATGGTAGCTCTGATGCCACTCTCTACGCCACCATTTCCAAACTCGATTACGATGAGTTCCGCTCACAACGTCTCGACACCCTCAAACCTGAGGAACTGGAGATGACCATTTACATCGACTGGCAGCTCAAGTCACCTGAGGGCAAGGTCTTGGCCTCAGGTCGCGACCACGGGGAGACCAAGTTCTTCGTAGATGCTAACTTGCAGCTCTCCAGAGAAAACTCACTTCCGGATGCAGTCAAAAACGCTACGGAAAAAATGGCCTCCCGTCTGGCTAACGGCTTCTAG
- a CDS encoding outer membrane protein assembly factor BamD: MNQARAFTLLSSAAAVCLISSCGNSPEEIRLADGTVSAAHAGTSAELYAEGYAYEQAGKTTKAIKHYESLANQYPLAKEAAEARYRQADLLYQTGDLVKSFKAFQDFITSYHGTRHYSDALAKQEAVAHSAATGELKHNFLGLKSSVAATTAEEMLIKVRDNAPYGASAPKAQFAIGDLWQRRGNEEKAIKAYQEVQLRYPKSSLAPEALFRAGTMLMNEADEGNQNQANLDQARSVFIDLRQLYPGSKQAKAAKSKLAQLGSQDLQRSYDIAEFYRGKKQYASAAFYYREVIKKTKSGTELNKLAKQRLAEVSQ; the protein is encoded by the coding sequence ATGAACCAAGCAAGAGCTTTCACCCTCCTCTCCTCTGCTGCCGCCGTGTGTCTCATCTCTTCCTGCGGTAACTCACCAGAAGAAATCAGACTCGCCGACGGCACCGTTAGCGCCGCGCACGCTGGTACGTCTGCTGAACTCTATGCCGAAGGCTATGCTTATGAACAAGCTGGTAAAACTACCAAAGCCATCAAGCACTACGAGTCCTTGGCAAACCAATACCCACTCGCCAAAGAGGCCGCCGAAGCTCGCTACCGTCAGGCAGACCTGCTCTATCAGACTGGCGACCTCGTTAAATCGTTCAAAGCCTTTCAAGATTTCATCACCTCCTACCATGGCACTCGCCACTACAGTGATGCCTTGGCCAAACAAGAAGCAGTCGCTCATTCCGCAGCCACAGGTGAACTCAAACACAATTTCCTTGGACTCAAATCCAGTGTAGCAGCCACGACCGCTGAAGAGATGCTGATCAAAGTAAGGGACAACGCCCCTTATGGCGCCTCAGCACCGAAAGCCCAATTTGCTATCGGCGATCTCTGGCAGCGAAGAGGCAACGAGGAAAAAGCCATCAAAGCTTATCAGGAAGTCCAGTTGCGCTACCCCAAGAGCAGCCTTGCTCCTGAAGCTCTTTTCCGTGCTGGCACCATGTTGATGAATGAAGCGGATGAGGGCAACCAGAACCAGGCCAACCTGGATCAAGCGCGCAGCGTCTTCATTGACCTTCGCCAGCTCTACCCTGGCTCCAAGCAAGCCAAGGCAGCCAAGAGCAAGCTGGCGCAACTTGGCTCCCAGGATTTACAACGCAGCTATGACATTGCTGAATTTTACCGTGGTAAAAAGCAGTACGCATCCGCTGCCTTCTACTACCGTGAAGTCATCAAGAAGACAAAGTCTGGCACCGAGCTCAACAAGCTTGCGAAACAACGCCTCGCCGAGGTTTCCCAATAA
- a CDS encoding XAC2610-related protein, which translates to MSLLRKIPTLLVVSTTLCYAQPQKQVQKEEYDFNFDGHLDYRVKVMENGKADRYDVYIFDPDTNEYHKDQVLTFSVNPLPYAKKKQVRCFWSGGHGSAIFSATVYGWNGTQFKFSHSERQEAVNIGGRSIYILTKAVLQDGVPLIRSIEFVQDPWNNK; encoded by the coding sequence ATGAGTCTATTAAGAAAAATCCCCACCCTACTCGTAGTCTCCACCACGCTCTGCTACGCCCAGCCGCAGAAACAAGTACAGAAGGAAGAGTACGACTTCAACTTCGACGGCCACTTGGACTACCGCGTCAAGGTCATGGAAAACGGCAAGGCAGACCGCTACGACGTCTACATCTTTGACCCTGACACCAATGAGTACCACAAAGACCAGGTACTTACTTTCTCGGTCAATCCTTTACCCTATGCGAAGAAAAAACAAGTGCGTTGCTTCTGGTCCGGCGGCCACGGAAGTGCCATCTTCTCCGCTACAGTCTACGGCTGGAATGGCACACAGTTCAAATTCTCTCACTCCGAGCGGCAGGAAGCCGTCAACATCGGCGGCAGATCCATCTACATTCTCACCAAAGCAGTCCTACAAGACGGCGTTCCCCTCATCCGCAGCATAGAGTTCGTGCAAGACCCCTGGAATAATAAGTAA
- a CDS encoding RidA family protein produces the protein MPIERQETKQRMSRIVKHNGTIYLCGQVCADASKDIREQTQTMLDKVDALLLQAGSDRQNMLSATVYLRDMKDFAAMNEVWDAWVPEGHAPARACVEARMARPELLVEVSVIAAEIA, from the coding sequence ATGCCTATCGAACGTCAAGAAACCAAGCAACGCATGAGCCGCATCGTCAAACACAACGGCACCATCTATCTCTGTGGCCAAGTCTGCGCAGACGCCAGCAAAGACATCCGCGAACAAACCCAGACCATGCTGGACAAAGTGGATGCCCTCCTGCTCCAGGCTGGCTCAGACCGCCAGAACATGCTCAGCGCCACGGTCTACTTGCGAGACATGAAAGACTTCGCCGCCATGAACGAGGTCTGGGACGCTTGGGTACCTGAGGGTCACGCTCCTGCCCGCGCCTGCGTGGAAGCCCGCATGGCCCGCCCGGAACTCTTGGTAGAGGTCTCTGTGATTGCAGCCGAGATCGCTTAA